ATTTCAACTCCTGGGTACTGCATCCCATCAGATTGGCAGCATTAATTAGAGCTGAAAAAGAGAGAAATAACATAGGTTACTCCAACGCAGACAACTTTTCATTTCCTCATTCCCTAGAGTTGAAAGGAAATATATGTAACCCGCCAGCACATAGAAACAAAGGCATCACGTGGTTATTTAAAACAGTGATGCAATGGAATAACAATTCAACCACATTCATGTAAATAGTGTTTTCTATAATGATGAAAAGAAACAAATTTAAGAGTATCTATATCTTGAATCACTTGGCTTTAAATCCAACAACTAAAATTTTgtgcatataatcatttcataAATGGTGTTTTCACCTTCTAAGTTGTAAGCATGATGATTGTTGAAAACTATATGTGCAAACATAGGTGTGGTCTTGATTATACACATAAAAGATAAGAAACACAAGGAAATATGAGTTACCTTCATCAGACAAGACCTCCAGTTGGTTCCCATTGTCAATCACTTGGAAGGATATGTTTCCCAGCCATAATACAGCCGCAAGCATTGCAAATATGCGTTCTTGATCTTCTTCGCAAATTTGAACAATGTTTAGTGCTTTCTGGTAAGAGAAAAGATACCACAAAAAAAAGGATCAATTTTTATGATATTGGCAGCAAAAGAAGGTAAGATGACCACATGAATGGGGATATAAACAAGAATTTCCTTCTCACCATAACAGTATGAAATTTCTCAGCTTCATTGATACTATCAATGGTCAAGCAATCACTTTGATTAAGGTATTTGTACTCACTAGCCATTCTAAGGTTCAGTCTCTCTGCAAAGAAAAAtaatctttttttaaaaaaaaaaaaaaaagaaagaaaggcaAGAGGATTCCACTAAATTAGAAATAATAGAAAACAATATCTACCAGTTAAATGGAAAAATTAATGCAGATACTGCTAACCACTTAAACAATTTATATTATTACAAACTTATACGGGCCCTTTCAAACTTGTAGACTCAGGTTTACTCTGTTTCACTGAATTTCCAAAGTTTATAGTGTAAACAAATTACTACCTTTAAGATTTGTTGGTGCGCCAGCACAAAGTTGGTAAAATATATGGAATGACCTTTCACCATTGACGAGCTGAACCACTCTTGACTGCTCCCGCacccaaaaaaatatatattataaacggGGTCCACGAGTATAATTTTAAATCATCAGTGAAGTTCACATGAAATAACAAATTACCTTCTCTAAAAAAACTATCCGCGATTAAATGTAGGGAATTTGACATGCACGTGAAATTGTGAAGATCAAGTCAGTATtataaatggaaaaaaaaaatgctaTGTTATCGAAAACAATGAGACTTGAAAAATGCTTACACGCTTGGATGTTGGCACCACATATTTTCCCAAGTGTACCAAAATGAATTTCAATCAACTTTCCCTGCAGCAATTTAAAAATAATGCTTACAAAAATTGTGTAGTGTTTAGATGTCTTTTACGAAGTGGAAAACAGGAGAATACTATTCAAAATCTTAAGAATAatatcaaaattttatttaaataatagaaagagagagagaatgaaactCACAAATCGGCTAGCATTGTGATTTCTATATGTTTTTGCATTCCCAAATGCTTCTAGTATATAATTGGCTTCAAGAATTCTATGCTCAATACCAGAACTATCACCACTAAGAGCTGCCAAGTATTGCATTGCAATTTTCGATGTCTCAGTTTTCCCAGCTCCACTTTCCCCactgcaaaaaacaaaaaaatgttaAGATGATCTTATATAAAATGAATTGAGAACTGAAGAAAGCTGAAAGGTGTAGAAGAAAAACAACGAAGATAACATTTAAGGCAGATCCTAATATAAAAAAAACAGATCATACTCTAACCTTATGATTATGGATTGGTTTACTTCATCTGCATAATTAAATAACgccagagaaagaaaaaaaacagagcTTCAGAAACATGTTACTCATTGCCATGAGATAATTTAGTTCTCCCAACAAACAAAAAAGTTCTGAAAAAAATGCACCTCTCATCATCTCATTGTAAGCAGTGTCTACAGTAGCATAAACATGAGGACTGTCTAACTTTTTCTGCCTATAAGCTGTGATCAAATCATCTCCATAAATTTGAACATCTTTGAAGGGATTGACAGCAATCAGAACTGGTCCAGCTTTACtctttagaagaaaaacaaaaagaactTCAATAAGAGCAAAATCAATAGATGAATATAACTTCTAAATGAACATAGAAGAACATCATACTTACGTATATCATATCCTTAGAATATCTACGCTGGATATTGTAAACAGTAGATGGTTCATTCAAATAACTAAGCTGTACAAGATCATCCACTCCTTCAAGTATATCTGGGTTGGCAGGTAATATCTCTGATGTGGTGACTTTCATAACCTACGGTAAAAGTATAAGGTTTATACAACAAAATTAAAGTACCCAAACTCTGCAGCAAAAGATTTTAATCATTCAAACATGGGTATATAACCATTTATTGtcatgtgttttatcgaaatacaaaactctatattttcaataatgctcatttgatagcctataatttgaaatcgtacatatttggtatcatgtactcaaatttaaacaataaaatattataatatgatcaaactgttttgagtttcaaattcaaatttaattgcTTAATTACAATGCAATGTAATATTGATAAAAATTTATTGTTCAAATTTGATTCAAGCTACTAAATATATACTATTTTCATATTACAGGTACCAATTTTCATATTACAGGTACCAGGTGAGCATTattatgtattttgataaaacacaattaccaaatgagtatttacccttTCAAATATCTCTACAACAGTGCATTAACATACATTTCCATTGGACAAAGAAACAGTTGCATCCTCTCCAGAGGTTGATTGTATTGTTCCAGACTCCCACTGCCCATTTGGAAATCGACACCAAACACGAAGTTTCTGAAACAAACAGAGTCGATGTCATAAGTTTATACACTTCCtaaaaaaaacatgaaaatgCACTCGTTCAAGTTACAAATTTCCAAACATCCAGACGATCAACCTTTTAGAAGTGCTGGGCTATGTATGCAAATGGGTATATACTATTTGTAGGAACACAAACGCACAAACGCCCTGCATAAACAAATCCAATTGAAGCTAGCCCTAACAGCTAAGAATTTATGAAATCTAACATCATTAAGATTACAGGGCATTATCATAAAACACACGACATAGCTAAAATTCAAACACCCTCACACTAAAGGCCCACATGACAACATTACACGTCGTCTTTGAGGACACTCTCGATGGCTCCAAGGTCAAAACTAAGGCATTAATGTCTTTAACCAAAGATTACCATGAAACCCATTTAAGCACAAAGAAAATTTTCACCTAATTAAGAACACATCTGAGATCACAGTCAACTAACTATAACACtggtaaaaaaatttacctttttCATGAAGTAGCCAATATTGTCATCCCAATCCGTTCCCCGAATCTTCATCGGTGAGGCCGAAGGCTGATTGGAGAACCCCGTCAGCTCAGTTTTACCCTGGTCCAGTCCCGCGGCGTACGGCGACTCAACATTTCGGTATTTCTTCATCTTCTTGCTCACAAAACCATTTCTCTTGGCACCCCAATCATTCTCTTTCCTCTTAGTTTCTTCAATTCCACTCGGAAAACACTCCCGCGACTCGGTATCGACATCGCCACAACCACCAACCTTTACCTTAAAGTTATTAGGCAAGGACCGCCTCGCCGGCGGAAGCCGGCCCCTCGAAGTTGGACGAGCCGGCAATGCGGGCGGCAAGTCTTTTGGCTTCTCGTCTTCATCCTTACGCCGGAGCGAATCCAACATTTCCTCCAACGAGCTCCGAACTATCATCGACGGCGACGCCGATAACATCATGTTTACTAAGCCTAGAAACTCAAAATTCTTCGAGAGAATTCAAAAGCCAAAGCTCAAATTAGAAGCCTCACTCCGAAAACCAAGATTCTAAAAACCCTAACTCCGAAACAGAGCACCTGAAAACCACCGTTCTTCTAACTCCTCAAATTCTTTCATCagaagaaagagagaaataaCTATGGAAAAAGATCTCAAAACACGCTTCCGTTTTTCGTTTTCTAATTTTGCACAACAAAACAATTTCAGAAAACGAATCCCCGAAACTGCATTTGCTAAACCGAGGACAACGAAAAGCGTAAGTTACGAGGAGGCTGCTGGCTCGAACTGAAAGGCTGTTGAGAAAAAAACCAATTCGAAAAACAGAGAGAATAGAATAGAAGACGAGGAGAGAAAAACAGGATTCTAATCTTTTCACGATGAGAAACGAGGAGAaacttcctctttttttttttgtaatacttTCTTTCCGTTTTTGGATTGAGAATTGAGATTTGTTGTTGCTTCAagcttttatttcttttttcttgattttcaaatttttagGTGGATGGAGGATGTAAATAATAAGTCCTTTCAAGCCTAAACATTCGTTTCTTGAGAGAACCGTTTGGATCTGATgaggagaaaaataaaataaaataaatttaaaaattaaatttgaaaCATACATGAGCTGGGACTAACATAAGTGGAACACTTGGTTTGAACCTGACAAGTAGAGAGGTGTGCATTGGACAAAAGTGGCGTTTTCGGATTAGCACTGATATTTTCAGCAAATTACAAGTTCGGTATTCTATATTTGAATTTCTATTGAAATTCCTCTTATACCCTTTTTAAAGAAAATGCAATAAATATGAATTGGTATTATTACAGCATCTGCATTTTTCATGTTGGAGAGACAAAAGGACAAaatatttgttgtatgttttgAATTGGTTTGAATTTATTTGAACCCAACAAACTCACCTTAATTTCTacgttgtattttttttttaatttatttgtaattgcATTGAGTGTTGTAACGTTTTGCCACCCTAGCTACAGAAAtgcaatttatttcatttaattaaGACAAAAAAAAAGTTGTTCATATGATTAATGCTGCGTAATCTAACTTCAAATAGAGAGAGGTAATGCAATCCTCAACACTTATTAAGTCAATAGGGAAATATGCATAACTAggtgataattaattcaaaataagctAGTAAATTAATTAATGATTAAAGACTaaacaaatatgtatatatatatatatgaacatgtTTATATTAGTTGTTTCAACTAAATTTCATTGTCAATTTTTGTCAATGTATATAGCTAAGCAGACAGCCATCTAATATGGTAAAATTTTGGTTATAAAGAAACTAGGACAGCTTCAAAGTAAGCTTAAAGCATGTTATCTTTTTTAGCGTATGAAGTCACACACTCAATTAACTTTTACACCAAGCATGCATTAGTTTAAGGTTTCAATTAGTTAGGGAAAATTACATCATTTATGGtaattaaaaaaaagtttgatttatacaataatataaaataattaccaaAATACGATGAATTTACACTACCGCATATATTTTATCTACTATTAACTATAAATCTATTCTTCTACTTTAATTGTGTTAGTATCATacacaaaaattttaattaaatatagtctttttcacttttttttccctctattaatattacttttttataattaatttgtttaccgacgtatttttatttaaattaatataaatgatttttcaattttattatatatatattcataaatttttgtaacatatattaATAGTAATAGGAGAGATagtgataaaaaatattatattattttaaaatttatagttAGTCAAATTTCAACACTCAATATTAAGCTAAAATCTTAATTAAGTCAAAGTTCAATCTTTgttgcaaaaatatattttaaagttaaaaattaattttgtaaatttttgtaataatcatattaaataaatttataaatatttatgtaaatgttagttacaaaaataaacttcttgattgtgaaattagttttgcaaactgttgttacaaaaatataaaacttgCTTATAAAATTATTGTAATTCACTACTCTGTAACtgcattttatataaatatatataatacagtattttataaataatgaatatcttaaagcTATATCTTTAAGTTgtataatataaatttgatagtttctgtaattttttggtacaatattgtaacatatggaaaagtataatatttttatataaattttggttaggatttcttaactataaattatttttgtaaatgttagttaTAAAAATATCTTTCCTAGTTAtgaaactagatttgtaaactattgtcacaaaaataaaaaattagttacgaatttgttcgtaagttttatgtacaaaaaatacaattttaaaactgatttttgtaaatattatttataaacatgtaacagatatttacaaatttgtaaacgttgatcaccaaaaaattgtattttaccaCTTTTATTTACGATTTAAAAGTCACTCCGTATTTACACTTTTATTACTCCGTGTTTTTCTccaaaaattatgtatttttgtaatataccgtatttttcatattttttttaatttttaatgcatttttgtagatttcccaaTTAATTATTTATAGTCTTATTTTGCATCAATAAGACAATTAAATGTCTCTAACATATACATACTTTTTAGTATGGCATTAAGGGGTATTATATTTTCTCACTAAAAATTTATGAAGAtgctatattttttattataaatttaattaaatttacaaAATCTATAAACattcttttctatttttttctcctacatattctaaaatatataaaagtaatatacatattttaaatcttaagacaaatatatatatatataaatgtaaaactaaatataaaataaaattatatattattttttagaaCGATATAAAGATGTAATAGGGAAAAATTGGAAATTGATAtgaaaaattgaataaaaaagtattaaaataaattaatgaaaTAATTGAGTTTTTTTGAGATTACTAGATTAGCCCTGATGCTCAAATGGGCCCATATTTAACACAATAATTACAACTGAAAAAGAAGGGGCACTACTTTCAACTTTAGGCTTTATCCTTTAATGGCAACTGTGTAAATAACCCAAATTAGGGGTATTTATTGAGTTTGAAGAATATACGTTGAAAATGATTGGAAACAAAATTTGCAGGAAGTACTTggctcatatttttttttaataataattgttGGAGCCacaaaattgaatttaaatttgggAATACAACGTTctcaatatattaaaattaatgaaTGAATATGacacttattttattttatttttgggttaGAAGAATGAATATGACTTGAAAATGTCAGATAGCCATTTAAAATATAAAGTCAAAGGTTGATGAACGTGGCCACTTATTGATGGAGGCAACATTTTAAACCACCGAACCGCGGTAATTTACTAAAATAACCCTTCCAGCGATTATGGTGATTTTAGTAGAGCAAATTGGTGGTGTGTTTGAACAACCATAGCTAAAATACTAAAAGGGATATAAGCTAATAattgagtaattttttttttctttttccttttcttttttaaattgATGTGAATTTTTTCAAACTTGGTagttatatacatataaataaataaataattgtaaGGAAGGAGGCAATCAAGGGAAAAAGTGGGCAAAAAGATAACGGATAAAGTCAATAACAATTTGCATCAAAATCCAAATGTGTCCCAAAATCAAAATCCCGGTCTGTTGGAACTTAATGGTTGATTTTTCTCTTATTAATGACTAAATCTTTCTTTTTTATGATTCAGCATTTGTGACCCCATTTTGTTATGAATtagaatatatttattaaaaaaaaacatttgtgACCCCATTTGGTACAAATTTGGTGGTACCGCTACTAGTACTATCCCATGTCTCAATACTAATAACAAGACATtaaagttttaataattttttcagTGAATTTGATCTTTTCTCTTTACAATTATgaattaatatcatattaaaaaataagtaacaaaaaagtCATGCTTAAGTAGTTTTATATTCACATAACAAAAATAAGATGGCGGAGTGACCATCATTACAAAAAATATTCTAACCTCAAACATTCGTTTCTTATCGACTTAGGCTTAATATATTTTTCACGAGCCAGAGGTAGGCATCATTGGCGAGTGTTGAACGAGCATTTATATTGGCTAAGATATATTCTTTACACTTTTGTCCAAAAAAAAATGAGAGATATTCTTTACACTTGATGAGAGTCAATATAGCttacatatatttattttaatattgttaatttatcctattattatttttattatacatgtcatgttattaataaaataaaatttcaatATCGATGAAggctaaataaaataattagcatATAAGTAATTTATTTGGATggtaataaaaaagaaataacctttttttttttactattttaactaaaaatatgatattattattcattttagaGTCTAAATAGTagtcacattattattattattattattattattattattattattattattatcagaTGTAATTTAGATAGctgttaaatatatttatatataattaaaatcataaaaacgTAAAGAGTCTACCGAATTCCATTATTCTAATTTTATTTAAATCCCAATAAAAAAAGTATTtagaattaaaaaataacatCGGGTTCCCAAATTTTTAGAAGAATGATGGTCATGTCTCCTATATGTAGGATAGCACTATAGAATTAGTATTATTATGTAATACAATAAGGTTTAACATTTtttatatatcatatcatagggAAATATCAAGTACCAAAGTCAAGAAACATGCACGCAATCAACAAAGGCCACGATACAATGCTTTTGAGAATTGAGAGAATGAGTACGTAGTGAAATGTTTTTTAAATCATCAATATATATAagtgttgggcccaaaatgttctACCCAAAAACACTTgactcatttatcaaatattcaaaacggAGCATTTAGACAAAGAGAGGTTCCGAAGGCAGAAGCTGTAGGTCAGAGGCAATCCGCGCCTCTGACCCCTGAGCGAGACATTTTAAAAGTCGGTATCTTTAGAGGGAAATTTAGTTATTCTCCTTCCTCCTTTTTTCAGGGTTCActtgaaccaactaactgctttatatatttcatcctataaatatgagattcggAGGGGAGAAAGGGATCGAACTTTGAACTGACtaaagcatcggagtgtctttcttgcaggtgatcccgacgagtcaaaggcagATTTCATCAACGGAGAAGAAGCAAGTTACCGTTCATCGTTGGGTTTTTACTTCCatatatagaaagacaaattgttgccccaacaattggcgccgtctgtgggaacgacAAACATATCGGCCTTAGCCACGTTGTCGAACCAAGAAATCAAGATCCACTACAAACCCCGAAATCATGCCACCAAAAGGCAATGGAGTTTTGGCACCAGTCGCACAGAGCGCCCCTCCGACGGACATGAGCAACCAGATCGAAAGGATGTGCCGTCTATTGGAGGCGAGCCAACAGCGGTCCGACGAAGCAATCAAGACGTTGACCGAAGCCCAAGCTAGGCTCGAAGCGGAGATTGCTGAGCTACGCAGGTCCGCTGACACGACTTGCAATGCCCAAGCCCACGAGAATCTTGATTCTAGCATATTTGACATTCTAATCGACCGCGTCAATTCCCCACATCAAAACATGAACCCAGGTAACGGGCAATCCCAAGCCATCCCCCCATCCTCCGGGGCCGACGAGCGACAAGCCCCAACCTCTGACACGCATGGGCAGGCAGAAGCAGAACCCACTGGACCCGCTCAGCCAGCAGCCGACGTCCGGCCTCAACGCACCACACCTCAAGTCGCACACGATTCTCCCTCTAAAGGTCGCGTTCCCTCGATCCGTTTCTTGGACAGTTGGAAAGAAGACATGATGAGGGaaatgatgcagaagttctcAGATGGGTGATCCGCCTACGCCACCGAACATTTGGATCTTGTATCAAGAACCATTGAAAAATCTCCTTTCTCGGAATGGATTCTGAATGAGCCAAAGCCTCGGGACTTCGTCATCCCTTCCCTGCCTGCGTTCAGTGGAAAGGGAGACCCTCTAAACCACCTATTTCAATTTCAACAAAAGATGGCATTAGAAGCTAATAACGAAGCCATACAATGCAAAGTCTTTTCCACGACTTTCTCCGGGCCGGCTCTGTTATGGTTCTGACAATTAAAGCCCGGGTCACTCAACAGTTTTAGTGATCTCCGACGGTCCTTCTTACAGCAGTACAGTGCGAACCGAGAGGCGCCTAGAACAATGGCCGATCTCTATCGAATTGAACAGGGGGAGAATGAACATCCAAAAGCATACTTACAGCGTTTCATTGACCTCGTACATCAAATCCACGACGTCAACCCACTCACCGCAGCAAATCTTTTCGTCAAAAGCTTGCAAGTGGGGTCACTCTTGCATGAGAATCTCACTATGACACCACCATACGACATGACAGACGTGCAGACCCGAGCCGAGGGCGTCTTCAGGGTATTAGAATTTCGAGAGCGCGCACAGAAGAAGACTGCACTTATCTCTGCTCCCCCAACAAATAATCCTCCACCACCTGCCAGGGACGACAAGAGGAAACGGAACCAAACAGATCATATGAAGGAAGGAAAAAGGCCAAGACAGGATCGACAACCATCACGATACCCATCCTTCGAATACACCGTCCCGCAAGAAgtcatttatgaagaaaataaagacaGGCCTATCTGGCGAGAGCCCTACAAAATTACCACTCCATCTGACAGAAGGGATAAAAGCAGATACTGTCTCTTCCACAAAGATCACGGTCATACGATCGCTGAATGCCACAATTTGAACAATCAGATCCAAgccctcatgaggagtgggtggcTTACCCAATACATCAAGGAGACAGGCAGACCAGGCGCCTCGCGGCAGAACCCAGCTTCTGCCTCTGCTCCGCAGGCGTCAGACCCCGTGCACACAGCCTCTGAAAGCACCCTGGAGCCTCTTAAGCAAGTCCCTATGATCCACGGGATCGTAGAGCCCACTGATAATCAAGAGCATGCAACTAAAATCCATAAAAGAATGGAAGAATGAGTGAAGCGATACAAATCATTAGGCCACGTGGTCAATCTCATCACTTCAGAAGACAGAAGCTACCCAGCCTCTGCTATCACCTTCACTGATGATGACCTGAAGGGCGTCCACCTGCCTCATGATGATCCGCTCGTCATTTCCCTACAAGTTGACCACTGCCAGCTGGGCAGAGTTCTGATCGACGGGGGTAGTGGGGTCGACatcctcttctgggaagccttTCAGAAGATGGGGCTGAAGGAGAATCAGATCCGACCCTCCACCATGCCCATCTTGGGATCCAATAACCAAAGAGTCTATCCAAAGGGCGTCGTTCGGTTAACTGTGGTAGCTGCAGAACGCGCCCTGCCAGTAGACTTCCTCATTATAGACTCCACCACGagctacaacgccatcatgggGAGAAGTTGGATCCACCGGATGCAGGGGGTAGTCTCAACTTTACATCAGGTGATGCGGTGTCAATCACTCAACGGGCGATACACCGTCGACATCAAAGGTTGCCAGAAGCAGGCCAAAAAGTGATTCCTtaccttaaaataaataaatagctcTGCCTCTACCTCCCATGACAACCCTCCTGTCAAATAGCAATTACAGCAGGACCTACCAGAGTGCCTAA
The Humulus lupulus chromosome 6, drHumLupu1.1, whole genome shotgun sequence DNA segment above includes these coding regions:
- the LOC133785565 gene encoding uncharacterized protein LOC133785565: MADLYRIEQGENEHPKAYLQRFIDLVHQIHDVNPLTAANLFVKSLQVGSLLHENLTMTPPYDMTDVQTRAEGVFRVLEFRERAQKKTALISAPPTNNPPPPARDDKRKRNQTDHMKEGKRPRQDRQPSRYPSFEYTVPQEVIYEENKDRPIWREPYKITTPSDRRDKSRYCLFHKDHGHTIAECHNLNNQIQALMRSGWLTQYIKETGRPGASRQNPASASAPQASDPVHTASESTLEPLKQVPMIHGIVEPTDNQEHATKIHKRMEE